The Dendropsophus ebraccatus isolate aDenEbr1 chromosome 3, aDenEbr1.pat, whole genome shotgun sequence genome includes a region encoding these proteins:
- the MEX3C gene encoding RNA-binding E3 ubiquitin-protein ligase MEX3C isoform X2, which produces MNSSASVQLLEPSLVWRNQCLEWRPCERQNPLYHACKHRQGCKIKALRAKTNTYIKTPVRGEEPVFVVTGRKEDVAMAKREILSAAEHFSMIRASRNKNGPTVGSTQCTPNLPGQTTVQVRVPYRVVGLVVGPKGATIKRIQQQTHTYIVTPSRDKEPVFEVTGMPENVDRAREEIEMHIAMRTGNFIELNEENDFHYNGTDVSFEASGLASSWLNANATATAPGCNKMVSNYRNDSSSSLGSGSTDSFFGSNRLADFSPTSPFSANNFWFGETMPTMGSEDLTDTSAFDPIPSPSEPIWAPFETANSLSGFGNEVAAKSQRRGSMSPTFPEGLEYPLTRSIRSDLSSTSEGGLPIYIPAFSNGTNSYSSSSGGSTSSSPPETRRKHDCVICFDNEVIAALVPCGHNFFCMECANKICQKEMPLCPVCQSPVNQAIQIHS; this is translated from the exons ATGAATAGCTCTGCATCTGTGCAGTTGCTAGAACCCAGTCTTGTCTGGAGGAATCAATGTCTGGAGTGGAGACCGTGTGAGAGGCAGAATCCTCTTTACCATGCATGTAAACATAGACAAG GTTGTAAGATCAAAGCTCTGAGGGCAAAGACGAACACCTACATCAAAACTCCAGTCCGAGGGGAAGAGCCAGTATTTGTCGTCACTGGAAGAAAAGAGGACGTTGCCATGGCCAAAAGAGAGATTCTCTCGGCAGCTGAACACTTTTCTATGATACGAGCATCTCGCAACAAAAACGGCCCCACCGTAGGCAGCACCCAATGTACCCCCAACCTTCCAGGTCAAACTACAGTACAAGTGAGGGTACCTTATCGGGTGGTCGGTCTAGTGGTGGGGCCAAAGGGAGCTACAATAAAACGCATACAACAGCAAACCCACACCTACATTGTCACTCCAAGCCGAGACAAAGAGCCGGTCTTCGAGGTCACTGGGATGCCGGAGAATGTAGACCGGGCCAGGGAAGAGATCGAGATGCACATAGCCATGCGTACCGGCAATTTTATCGAGCTCAACGAAGAAAATGATTTCCACTATAACGGTACAGATGTGAGCTTTGAAGCGAGCGGCCTGGCGTCCAGCTGGTTAAATGCAAATGCCACCGCCACTGCCCCCGGTTGTAACAAGATGGTTTCCAACTACCGTAATGATAGTTCCAGTTCTTTGGGGAGCGGCTCCACAGATTCGTTCTTTGGAAGTAATAGGTTGGCCGACTTTAGTCCAACAAGTCCGTTCAGCGCAAACAACTTCTGGTTTGGAGAAACCATGCCAACTATGGGCTCTGAAGATCTCACCGACACCTCTGCCTTCGATCCAATACCGTCTCCTTCCGAGCCAATCTGGGCTCCTTTTGAAACGGCAAATTCCCTCTCCGGCTTTGGAAATGAGGTCGCGGCTAAATCTCAGCGCCGAGGCAGCATGTCTCCCACCTTTCCGGAAGGCTTGGAGTACCCTCTTACCAGAAGTATTAGAAGTGACCTTTCAAGCACAAGTGAGGGTGGGCTTCCCATCTATATCCCTGCCTTCTCCAATGGTACCAACAGTTACTCTTCTTCCAGCGGCGGCTCCACATCCAGTTCTCCGCCCGAGACGAGACGGAAGCACGACTGCGTCATTTGCTTTGACAACGAGGTCATCGCCGCCCTCGTTCCTTGCGGCCACAATTTCTTCTGCATGGAATGTGCTAATAAGATCTGCCAGAAGGAAATGCCCCTGTGCCCGGTCTGCCAGTCCCCAGTCAACCAAGCAATACAAATCCATTCTTAG
- the MEX3C gene encoding RNA-binding E3 ubiquitin-protein ligase MEX3C isoform X1: protein MPGGGGGGAGTAASWTPELEEIRVRLAALEAPAAAEAEEEERPGDEEAAVYPGDMLLLAGQYPGAAEQAAITVRRKSVNTNELVPVPSSEHVAEIVGRQGCKIKALRAKTNTYIKTPVRGEEPVFVVTGRKEDVAMAKREILSAAEHFSMIRASRNKNGPTVGSTQCTPNLPGQTTVQVRVPYRVVGLVVGPKGATIKRIQQQTHTYIVTPSRDKEPVFEVTGMPENVDRAREEIEMHIAMRTGNFIELNEENDFHYNGTDVSFEASGLASSWLNANATATAPGCNKMVSNYRNDSSSSLGSGSTDSFFGSNRLADFSPTSPFSANNFWFGETMPTMGSEDLTDTSAFDPIPSPSEPIWAPFETANSLSGFGNEVAAKSQRRGSMSPTFPEGLEYPLTRSIRSDLSSTSEGGLPIYIPAFSNGTNSYSSSSGGSTSSSPPETRRKHDCVICFDNEVIAALVPCGHNFFCMECANKICQKEMPLCPVCQSPVNQAIQIHS, encoded by the exons ATGCCGggcggtggtggtggaggagcgGGCACCGCGGCCTCCTGGACGCCGGAGCTGGAGGAGATCCGGGTGAGGCTGGCTGCACTGGAGGCCCCGGCGGCAGCGGAggccgaggaggaggagaggcccGGGGACGAGGAGGCCGCTGTCTATCCCGGAGACATGCTGCTACTCGCGGGCCAGTACCCGGGCGCAGCCGAGCAGGCCGCCATCACCGTGCGCAGGAAGAGCGTCAACACCAACGAGCTAGTGCCCGTGCCCAGCTCCGAGCACGTCGCCGAGATTGTGGGCCGGCAGG GTTGTAAGATCAAAGCTCTGAGGGCAAAGACGAACACCTACATCAAAACTCCAGTCCGAGGGGAAGAGCCAGTATTTGTCGTCACTGGAAGAAAAGAGGACGTTGCCATGGCCAAAAGAGAGATTCTCTCGGCAGCTGAACACTTTTCTATGATACGAGCATCTCGCAACAAAAACGGCCCCACCGTAGGCAGCACCCAATGTACCCCCAACCTTCCAGGTCAAACTACAGTACAAGTGAGGGTACCTTATCGGGTGGTCGGTCTAGTGGTGGGGCCAAAGGGAGCTACAATAAAACGCATACAACAGCAAACCCACACCTACATTGTCACTCCAAGCCGAGACAAAGAGCCGGTCTTCGAGGTCACTGGGATGCCGGAGAATGTAGACCGGGCCAGGGAAGAGATCGAGATGCACATAGCCATGCGTACCGGCAATTTTATCGAGCTCAACGAAGAAAATGATTTCCACTATAACGGTACAGATGTGAGCTTTGAAGCGAGCGGCCTGGCGTCCAGCTGGTTAAATGCAAATGCCACCGCCACTGCCCCCGGTTGTAACAAGATGGTTTCCAACTACCGTAATGATAGTTCCAGTTCTTTGGGGAGCGGCTCCACAGATTCGTTCTTTGGAAGTAATAGGTTGGCCGACTTTAGTCCAACAAGTCCGTTCAGCGCAAACAACTTCTGGTTTGGAGAAACCATGCCAACTATGGGCTCTGAAGATCTCACCGACACCTCTGCCTTCGATCCAATACCGTCTCCTTCCGAGCCAATCTGGGCTCCTTTTGAAACGGCAAATTCCCTCTCCGGCTTTGGAAATGAGGTCGCGGCTAAATCTCAGCGCCGAGGCAGCATGTCTCCCACCTTTCCGGAAGGCTTGGAGTACCCTCTTACCAGAAGTATTAGAAGTGACCTTTCAAGCACAAGTGAGGGTGGGCTTCCCATCTATATCCCTGCCTTCTCCAATGGTACCAACAGTTACTCTTCTTCCAGCGGCGGCTCCACATCCAGTTCTCCGCCCGAGACGAGACGGAAGCACGACTGCGTCATTTGCTTTGACAACGAGGTCATCGCCGCCCTCGTTCCTTGCGGCCACAATTTCTTCTGCATGGAATGTGCTAATAAGATCTGCCAGAAGGAAATGCCCCTGTGCCCGGTCTGCCAGTCCCCAGTCAACCAAGCAATACAAATCCATTCTTAG